The Rosa chinensis cultivar Old Blush chromosome 7, RchiOBHm-V2, whole genome shotgun sequence DNA segment ATGATCAGACAAGACAAGATCTAGGCGGAGCGAAAGAGAGACAACTCAGAATGGGTGGTGGAGGTGCCGTCACCTTGTCTCTGACGATGATCATCTTCTTGTCTTCCATTTCCGTATGTTGTAAGTGTTGGCTCAGATATgtatatatttctgatttttttatattttgattataATTCATTAAAACGATGACGATGACGATGACGATGACGAGGAGGTtgtttgtggtggtggtggtgcagATGGATACGACCCATCAGATCCTTATGGTAACGTAACCATCACTTGGGATTTCCTCTCCCAGAGCGGCCCAGATACGTATGGCGTGAGTTTCATTTCTCTCATTTTCATCAAAAATTCAttctcctttgtttgatttgatgATTCTTAATCAAGCTTCTGTGTGTATGTACTCTTTCTTCTGTTGGACTGTCTTCTCTGAATGAAAGAtttattgattgattgattgagaatgtTTGTTTCGTCCATTCATTCATGGCGTACGTACCAActccttctttttttgtttccgATTTCACGTCCTCGTTACAGCAGACTTGGATTTGACGGTGCTTTTCTGTCGGACGCCGTCAAGTTACGGAATCATACCCGGCCCCTTCTAAACAACCTAACCTAGcgaagaacttttttttttttttttttttttcaagacaagaaaaacaaacccaaatcaaatcatGGATCTGACTGTGAGACAAAGTCGGTCAAATTAAGTAACTGGCGATAAAAAAATTCGGATGAAAAATTGGATCTATCGCATGAATCATGACTAGATCCATCTGTTGATACTTTTCCTAATTAGTTTTCACATTTTAATTAAACATTTGATTAAATTCCCTTGATTTGGACTGAATTTCCATTTCGATAAAATCAATGGATTCTCTGGAAATTAGGAAAGAATATCTCACATCCCTTGATTTTCTATGTTGGCTTTCCATCCTTTTATTTAATGGATTCTCCAtgcctaaaaaataaaaataaaaactctgaGTTTTCTTTCAATGAAATGATGAATTATCTGAGTGACTGAAACAGAGACATGTTGACACCTACACCtcgtcaaaaaagaaaaaatgaaattcatattaactaaattaatataTGCTTTGTTTAATTTGTTGGTGATACAATGAAAGTAGctaaactagctagctagggtgATATTGTTCTTCTgatacatgcatgcatgcagATAAAAGTATCAATATACAACCTGCAACAATACAGGCATGTCGAGGTGCCAGGATGGAAACTAGAATGGACGTGGAACAAGTCGGAAGTGATTTGGGACATGCGTGGTGCCGAGGCAGTTGAGCAAGGAGATTGCTCAGCGTTTATGGCTTCCGGTGCCGGACAGCTTCCTCATTGCTGCATGAAGCGGCCCGTCATCATTGACCTGCTTCCCGGAACTCCTTACAACATGCAGTACACCAACTGCTGCAAGGGAGGTGTTTTGTCATCCATGAACCAAGACCCTTCCAAGTATCTCTCCGCCTTTCAGATGAGCATTGGAAACTTTCTTGTTACCCGCCAAGGATCAGACAATCCCTTTGATAAGCTTAACATTACAATGCCTACCAATTTCAATCTTGGAATTCCTGGTTACACCTGTGGAGACGCGTTTCTAGTCCCCCCAACGAGGTTTTCTGATGATAAAGGACGCCGCTGGAAACAAACCCTTGAGACATGGAACATCACCTGCACCTACTCTCAGTTCCAGGCTTCTCGCGCACCAAAGTGCTGCGTGTCCTTGTCTGCCTTCTACAACACCACCATTGTCAATTGCCCTCGTTGCAGTTGTGGATGCCAAGGACTAGGAGGAGCCAAATGTATCAAGTAATTAGTCCGTCCATTTTACTTCTAGATAGCTTAACAAATAAATTTACATCATTATATCTTCGCATGGTATGATTGAAACTACACTGCAGGTCTGGTGACGAGCCTCCTTCTACTGTGCTAAAACTTCCACAGGATCCACAAGCAGCAGCATTACCTCCTCTGGTAACATGTTCGGAGCACATGTGCCCCATCAGAGTTCACTGGCATGTCAAGCAGAGTTATAAGGAGTATTGGAGAGTCAAGATCACAATCACCAATCtcaattttctcaaaaactatTCTGACTGGAACTTAGTCGTTCAGCACCCAAACTTAAAAAGCGTCAGGCAGCTTTTCAGCTTCAATTATCGGCCCCTGACCTATGGAAACATCAGTAAGTCCTCCCTCCATCTCAGCCTAGCTAAGTTAGTTTTTGAGTACAATAACTGAGCAACTAAATAAAAACTGATTAATTATCAGATGATACGGGCATGTTTTGGGGCATTAAATTCTATAACGATATGCTATTAACCTCGGGAAACCAAGGGAACGCACAAACAGAAATGTTGCTGCACAAGGATGAAGGAATTTTCACATTCAGAGAAGGATGGACTTTCCCAAGAAGAATTTCCTTCAATGGGGATGAATGTGTAATGCCCCCTCCAGATGACTACCCCACACTTCCCAGTGGAGCTTATACTATTGGAGCAAACCTCAACCCTTCCCTACTATTAGTCTCCTTCTTGTTCCTAGCAGTAGCAGCACCGGCTCTTTTCTGATCTTTTCTGATTCATGGCCGGACTAGTTTAAATGGCGGTCTACTTCTGTTACGAATTAATGGAAAATTCCATTTAGTtt contains these protein-coding regions:
- the LOC112177928 gene encoding COBRA-like protein 6, coding for MGGGGAVTLSLTMIIFLSSISVCYGYDPSDPYGNVTITWDFLSQSGPDTYGIKVSIYNLQQYRHVEVPGWKLEWTWNKSEVIWDMRGAEAVEQGDCSAFMASGAGQLPHCCMKRPVIIDLLPGTPYNMQYTNCCKGGVLSSMNQDPSKYLSAFQMSIGNFLVTRQGSDNPFDKLNITMPTNFNLGIPGYTCGDAFLVPPTRFSDDKGRRWKQTLETWNITCTYSQFQASRAPKCCVSLSAFYNTTIVNCPRCSCGCQGLGGAKCIKSGDEPPSTVLKLPQDPQAAALPPLVTCSEHMCPIRVHWHVKQSYKEYWRVKITITNLNFLKNYSDWNLVVQHPNLKSVRQLFSFNYRPLTYGNINDTGMFWGIKFYNDMLLTSGNQGNAQTEMLLHKDEGIFTFREGWTFPRRISFNGDECVMPPPDDYPTLPSGAYTIGANLNPSLLLVSFLFLAVAAPALF